The following proteins come from a genomic window of Gadus morhua chromosome 11, gadMor3.0, whole genome shotgun sequence:
- the zgc:174888 gene encoding uncharacterized protein zgc:174888, which produces MSLPVLLLLSFLTVQCGGCDDFDMVTVKNLQSTIEAKPTEFRKAFPKDYYVKHHYRSSMLCDREPCSVFPAAVFLLNSWTGLLPNLWDEHVNYLLISELKRSLDAIIQKNKHAERLEEETEISSFPSILSSPEQLLNFTSELFSCWIKVGCSESIKTCVPPTLAPILAERVEHPPLRARLLTTKAVSLEEEGPWEKMLDISQQPSNSSPLLSQTLAFVWSPFIFGLLWGWLP; this is translated from the exons ATGTCACTGCCAG ttttGCTGTTACTATCATTTTTGACTGTCCAGTGTGGTGGATGTGATGACTTTGATATGGTGAcagtcaaaaaccttcaaagcaCAATTGAAGCTAAGCCTACAGAATTC CGGAAAGCATTTCCTAAAGATTACTATGTGAAGCACCACTATAGAAGCAGCATGCTTTGCGATAGAGAGCCG TGTAGTGTGTTCCCTGCTGCTGTCTTCCTGCTCAACTCCTGGACAGGGCTGCTCCCCAACCTCTGGGATGAGCACGTCAATTACCTATTGATTTCCGAACTCAAGCGGTCACTGGATGCTATTATACAGAAAAATAAACATGCAGAG AGATTAGAAGAAGAGACCGAGATCTCATCGTTTCCGTCCATCTTGTCCTCTCCAGAGCAGCTTCTGAACTTCACGTCAGAGCTGTTTTCCTGTTGGATCAAGGTGGGATGCAGTGAGTCCATTAAGACGTGTGTGCCCCCCACATTGGCCCCCATTCTGGCGGAGAGGGTGGAGCACCCCCCGCTGAGAGCCAGACTATTGACAACCAAAGCTGTGAGCCTGGAAGAGGAAGGACCCTGGGAGAAGATGTTGGACATTTCTCAACAACCTTCCAATAGCAGCCCTTTGCTATCACAGACTCTGGCTTTTGTCTGGAGCCCCTTTATCTTTGGACTGCTCTGGGGATGGTTGCCATAG